One window of Halorussus sp. MSC15.2 genomic DNA carries:
- a CDS encoding PH domain-containing protein, with amino-acid sequence MGLFGSDTSNAALDYEPEGDYVTAERIGKMDDVLDPDEEVMFLIEGKNIQEKGEGRGVLGSDVDAKNSLLSSILTGATDKRLVSKIPQMTGDDEQTIPYSRIEGVDLDTGLVTKKLTVKTSGSAYEFGVQDPDADEVREMVRFIREKMKESQQANAPAASEPDPTEQLKNIKELHDQGVLSDEEFEEKKNDLLDKM; translated from the coding sequence ATGGGATTATTTGGAAGTGACACAAGTAACGCGGCGCTCGACTACGAACCAGAAGGCGACTACGTAACGGCCGAGCGTATCGGCAAGATGGACGACGTTCTCGACCCCGACGAAGAGGTGATGTTCCTCATCGAGGGCAAGAACATCCAAGAGAAAGGCGAGGGGCGAGGCGTACTGGGTTCGGACGTGGACGCCAAAAACAGCCTCCTCAGTTCGATTCTCACGGGCGCGACCGACAAGCGACTGGTCTCGAAGATTCCGCAGATGACCGGCGACGACGAACAGACCATCCCGTACAGCCGAATCGAGGGCGTGGACCTCGACACCGGACTGGTGACCAAGAAGTTGACCGTCAAGACCAGCGGGAGCGCCTACGAGTTCGGGGTTCAAGACCCCGATGCCGACGAAGTCCGAGAGATGGTCCGGTTCATCCGCGAGAAGATGAAGGAGAGCCAGCAGGCGAACGCGCCGGCGGCCTCCGAACCCGACCCGACCGAGCAACTGAAGAACATCAAGGAGTTGCACGACCAGGGCGTCCTCTCCGACGAGGAGTTCGAGGAGAAGAAGAACGACCTCCTCGACAAGATGTAG
- a CDS encoding AAA domain-containing protein, whose protein sequence is MNVRGEVVDVGEVRTVSTQYGERELAEVTVREDTGPKRVTLWGKWTESADLLEPGMELLVTDVEEGEYQGEMTYSTGEDSYVVVEPTFLVDVTDIRSWVQCPRMYYLNKLSGIPLVYPVVKGTIVHEVFGDLLRGRDLEESIDERVAEAGLELGLLGREREEVAEEVRQNAAAIEGWLAQGALTDEDDWRSEQTLISDRFGIKGRADALRRGMPVELKTGKNLKRDPRFQDKIQAACYALILREKGVPADTGTLLYTKNSALDRTEEDGDLSPAKEFTIGDGLLDFVVRTRNEITAMEYDAVASEADGAGVPTGYEADAKCEYCFEQDTCMVVSGRLDQESKAGQIGNAIPEEERDYFDRVYRLIEEERRATHAEYAKLWEQTAEERADDDRALIGLEPIDHRQLDGGRWKMRAKRTGGAVSKIREGDVVLASDGDPVDGHAELARVERLGRESRSDSDLSSEERSDPRDGEVVVTADEPVELRRLDVYPSELSADRMLTALHDFLLKGNERRKDVLFGRAEPEFEDGRETYIDNNEAQNDAVNLAVNAEDFALVHGPPGTGKTYTIARTIRAMVERGERVLLSAFTNRAVDNALEALRDQGFEDVVRVGTESGVREDMQDLRLEQEGDPGERVAELRDASVVAATTATCGSRVMREQSFDAALVDEASQLTEPNTLAAVNLAERFVLVGDHQQLPPVVRTENELSTSLFERLIEDHPDAGVMLDRQYRMSQRIQAFASREFYDGELRPASGEVAAQRLADLPEVAHTDLPEDLRGGGGVSFVDPDGYTDGNTNPVEAERVAEVVGEFLAAGVDPEEIGVIAPFRAQVAEIGRRVPDPVTVDTVDRFQGSSKEVIVVSFVATENLESPIFEDPRRVNVALTRAKKALVLVGDADALRSEGLYSRMVDWAE, encoded by the coding sequence GTGAACGTCCGGGGAGAAGTCGTGGATGTCGGAGAAGTTCGTACCGTCAGTACGCAGTACGGCGAGCGCGAACTCGCCGAGGTCACGGTCCGCGAGGACACCGGTCCCAAGCGCGTCACGCTGTGGGGCAAGTGGACCGAGAGCGCCGACCTCCTCGAACCGGGTATGGAACTACTCGTGACCGACGTCGAGGAAGGCGAGTATCAGGGCGAGATGACCTACTCCACCGGCGAGGACTCGTACGTCGTCGTGGAACCGACCTTCCTCGTGGACGTGACCGACATCCGGTCGTGGGTTCAGTGTCCGCGGATGTACTATCTCAACAAACTGTCCGGCATCCCGCTGGTCTATCCCGTGGTCAAAGGGACTATCGTCCACGAGGTCTTCGGAGATTTGCTCCGGGGCCGCGACTTGGAGGAGTCCATCGACGAACGCGTCGCCGAGGCGGGACTCGAACTCGGTCTGCTCGGCCGGGAACGCGAGGAGGTCGCGGAGGAGGTCCGTCAGAACGCGGCGGCCATCGAAGGCTGGCTCGCGCAGGGTGCCCTCACCGACGAGGACGACTGGCGGAGCGAGCAGACGCTCATCAGCGACCGATTCGGTATCAAGGGTCGGGCCGACGCGCTCCGACGCGGGATGCCCGTCGAACTCAAGACCGGCAAGAACCTCAAGCGCGACCCGCGATTTCAGGACAAGATTCAGGCGGCGTGCTACGCCCTCATCCTCCGGGAGAAGGGCGTCCCCGCGGACACCGGCACCTTGCTCTACACGAAGAACTCCGCGCTCGACCGGACCGAAGAAGACGGCGACCTCTCGCCGGCCAAGGAGTTCACCATCGGCGACGGTCTCCTCGACTTCGTCGTGCGCACGCGTAACGAAATCACGGCGATGGAGTACGACGCGGTCGCCTCGGAGGCGGACGGTGCGGGCGTCCCCACCGGCTACGAGGCCGACGCCAAGTGCGAGTACTGCTTCGAACAGGACACCTGTATGGTGGTCTCGGGCCGACTCGACCAAGAGTCCAAGGCCGGCCAAATCGGCAACGCGATTCCCGAAGAAGAGCGCGACTACTTCGACCGCGTCTACCGACTGATAGAGGAGGAGCGTCGAGCGACTCACGCCGAGTACGCTAAACTCTGGGAGCAAACCGCCGAAGAACGCGCGGACGACGACCGCGCACTCATCGGTCTCGAACCCATCGACCACCGCCAACTCGACGGCGGTCGGTGGAAGATGCGGGCCAAACGCACGGGCGGTGCGGTCTCTAAAATCCGCGAAGGCGACGTGGTGCTCGCCAGCGATGGCGACCCGGTGGACGGCCACGCCGAACTGGCGCGCGTGGAGCGACTGGGCCGCGAGTCGCGCAGCGATTCGGACCTGTCGAGTGAGGAGCGAAGCGACCCGCGAGACGGGGAGGTCGTCGTCACCGCAGACGAACCGGTCGAACTCCGACGACTCGACGTCTACCCCTCGGAACTCTCGGCCGACCGGATGCTGACGGCGCTCCACGACTTCCTGTTGAAGGGCAACGAGCGCCGGAAGGACGTGCTGTTCGGCCGTGCGGAACCCGAGTTCGAGGACGGCCGCGAGACGTACATCGACAACAACGAGGCCCAGAACGACGCGGTCAACCTCGCGGTGAACGCCGAGGACTTCGCGCTGGTCCACGGGCCGCCGGGCACGGGCAAGACCTACACCATCGCGCGGACGATTCGAGCGATGGTCGAGCGAGGCGAGCGAGTTCTCCTCTCGGCGTTCACCAACCGCGCGGTGGACAACGCGCTCGAAGCACTGCGCGACCAAGGGTTCGAAGACGTAGTCCGCGTCGGCACCGAGAGCGGCGTCCGCGAGGACATGCAGGACCTGCGACTGGAGCAGGAGGGCGACCCCGGCGAGCGCGTGGCGGAGTTGCGCGACGCCAGCGTCGTCGCCGCTACCACCGCGACCTGCGGGTCGCGCGTCATGCGCGAGCAGTCGTTCGACGCGGCGCTGGTGGACGAGGCGTCCCAGTTGACCGAACCAAACACGCTCGCGGCGGTCAACCTCGCCGAGCGGTTCGTCCTCGTCGGCGACCACCAGCAGCTACCGCCGGTCGTGCGGACCGAAAACGAGCTATCGACTTCGCTGTTCGAGCGTCTCATCGAGGACCACCCGGACGCGGGCGTGATGCTCGACCGCCAGTACCGGATGAGCCAGCGGATTCAGGCGTTCGCCTCCCGCGAGTTCTACGACGGTGAGTTGCGCCCCGCGTCGGGCGAAGTTGCCGCCCAGCGACTCGCGGACCTCCCCGAGGTCGCTCACACCGACCTGCCCGAGGACCTGCGAGGCGGAGGCGGCGTCTCCTTCGTGGACCCCGACGGATACACCGACGGCAACACCAACCCGGTGGAGGCCGAACGCGTGGCCGAAGTCGTCGGCGAGTTCCTCGCGGCGGGCGTCGACCCCGAGGAAATCGGAGTTATCGCTCCGTTCCGCGCGCAGGTCGCCGAAATCGGTCGCCGAGTCCCCGACCCGGTGACCGTGGACACGGTGGACCGATTTCAGGGGTCGAGCAAGGAGGTCATCGTGGTCTCGTTCGTCGCCACCGAGAATCTGGAGAGTCCCATCTTCGAGGACCCCCGCCGGGTGAACGTGGCGCTCACGCGCGCGAAGAAGGCGCTGGTGCTGGTCGGCGACGCGGACGCCCTCCGGAGCGAGGGTCTCTACTCGCGCATGGTCGATTGGGCGGAATGA
- a CDS encoding ArsR family transcriptional regulator, with the protein MNYDAPDPDAAAETDAAFGVLADVHRRYVLYYLRGRESATLDEVATVVAGWLGTHDDPADMVTPRDRDSVRTALHHVHLPRLAAAGYVSYDADAGGVTLESLPEFVETVLDRSLAQQRDGVEQSDESAFDRHTGR; encoded by the coding sequence ATGAACTACGACGCGCCGGACCCCGACGCGGCCGCCGAAACGGACGCCGCGTTCGGGGTTCTCGCGGACGTTCACCGCAGATACGTGCTGTACTACCTCCGGGGCCGCGAGTCGGCGACGCTCGACGAAGTGGCCACCGTCGTCGCCGGATGGCTCGGCACTCACGACGACCCGGCCGACATGGTCACGCCCCGAGACCGCGACAGCGTTCGGACCGCACTCCACCACGTCCACTTGCCGCGACTCGCGGCCGCCGGGTACGTCAGTTACGACGCCGACGCCGGCGGCGTGACGCTCGAATCGCTCCCCGAGTTCGTCGAGACCGTCCTCGACCGCTCGCTCGCCCAGCAGCGTGACGGGGTCGAACAGTCGGACGAGTCGGCGTTCGACCGACACACGGGACGGTGA
- a CDS encoding DUF420 domain-containing protein codes for MQRLVERHVPAVTGLLTVVSLALVFAAALRVVPAGTLPRAPDAVLAAIPHVNAVISVVAFGVIAASWRWIRQGKVARHRAGMLAGVVLFAAFLTLYLYRVALLGPTHFDGPAVVEQFVYYPILGIHVLLAVVCIPLLYYVLLLALTRPASELSKTNHARVGRVAASLWLTSFALGVVVYLMLYLF; via the coding sequence ATGCAGCGACTCGTCGAGCGGCACGTCCCCGCGGTGACCGGACTACTGACAGTCGTCTCGCTCGCGCTGGTGTTCGCGGCCGCGCTCCGCGTCGTGCCCGCGGGAACGCTCCCGCGAGCGCCCGACGCCGTGCTGGCGGCCATCCCGCACGTCAACGCCGTCATCAGCGTCGTCGCGTTCGGCGTCATCGCGGCCTCGTGGCGGTGGATTCGGCAGGGGAAGGTCGCGCGCCACCGCGCTGGCATGCTCGCGGGCGTCGTCCTGTTCGCGGCGTTCCTGACGCTGTACCTCTACCGGGTCGCGCTCCTCGGCCCGACCCACTTCGACGGTCCGGCGGTCGTCGAGCAGTTCGTCTACTACCCGATTCTCGGGATTCACGTCCTGCTGGCCGTGGTCTGCATCCCGCTTCTCTACTACGTCCTCCTGTTGGCGCTGACCCGGCCCGCGTCGGAACTCTCGAAGACGAACCACGCGAGGGTCGGCCGGGTCGCGGCCTCGCTGTGGTTGACCTCCTTCGCGCTCGGCGTGGTCGTCTACCTCATGCTCTACCTGTTCTGA
- a CDS encoding 50S ribosomal protein L37e, with translation MTGAGTPSQGKKNTTTHVKCRRCGEKSYHAKKKECSSCGFGKSAKRRDYEWQSKSGE, from the coding sequence ATGACTGGAGCAGGAACCCCGAGCCAGGGGAAGAAAAACACGACGACGCACGTGAAGTGTCGTCGCTGTGGCGAGAAGTCGTATCACGCGAAAAAGAAGGAGTGTTCGAGTTGCGGCTTCGGCAAGTCCGCCAAGCGCCGCGACTACGAGTGGCAGAGCAAGTCCGGCGAGTAG
- a CDS encoding DoxX family protein, translating to MSGDAPVGRGWSPVALRLALGIPMLVAGLGKVAGVGPKAMGIEGFSGFLSSLGVPLPTAFAWGVGLLELVGGLLLLAGLFVRVVGVLVALDMVVATVLVHLPNGYPAGDGGVELTLTLALVAVALALSGPGALSLERALFDRELAVPPTGAESR from the coding sequence GTGAGTGGTGACGCCCCTGTCGGCCGGGGGTGGAGTCCGGTCGCGCTCAGACTGGCACTGGGGATTCCGATGCTCGTGGCCGGTCTCGGAAAGGTGGCCGGCGTCGGGCCGAAGGCGATGGGTATCGAGGGGTTCTCGGGGTTCCTGTCGAGTCTCGGCGTCCCGCTGCCGACCGCGTTCGCGTGGGGGGTCGGTCTCTTGGAACTGGTCGGCGGCCTGCTGTTGCTGGCCGGACTCTTCGTCAGAGTCGTGGGCGTTCTCGTCGCCCTCGACATGGTCGTCGCCACCGTGCTGGTCCACCTGCCGAACGGCTACCCGGCCGGCGACGGCGGCGTCGAACTGACGCTCACGCTGGCGCTCGTCGCCGTCGCGCTCGCGCTGAGCGGTCCCGGCGCACTCTCGCTAGAACGGGCGTTGTTCGACCGAGAGCTGGCGGTTCCACCCACGGGGGCCGAATCGCGATGA
- a CDS encoding multiprotein-bridging factor 1 family protein — MAKYSTGGSSGGSSGDSCELCGKSSDSLTAANVAGAQLQVCSDCASSHNDNAQTQTSTDDDRERKRKAAQNTAKASGVYDGDSSHWEEEGTDYDDDPLPYLVSGYGETVEEARRDAGLQRDELAEELDVSENDLLAVEQGRANQANVGGSLIEALEDRLDVQLAEEQ; from the coding sequence ATGGCTAAGTACTCGACTGGTGGGTCGTCCGGCGGCAGTAGCGGCGACTCGTGCGAACTCTGCGGGAAGTCGAGCGACTCGCTGACGGCGGCCAACGTGGCCGGAGCGCAGTTGCAGGTCTGCTCGGACTGTGCGTCCTCGCACAACGACAACGCCCAGACCCAGACCTCGACAGACGACGACCGGGAGCGCAAGCGGAAGGCCGCACAGAACACAGCGAAGGCGAGCGGCGTCTACGACGGCGATTCGAGTCACTGGGAGGAGGAGGGCACCGACTACGACGACGACCCGCTGCCGTATCTGGTCTCGGGCTACGGCGAGACGGTCGAGGAGGCGCGACGCGACGCGGGTCTCCAGCGCGACGAACTCGCCGAGGAACTCGACGTGTCGGAGAACGACCTGCTCGCGGTCGAACAGGGTCGCGCGAATCAGGCCAACGTCGGCGGGTCGCTCATCGAGGCGCTCGAAGACCGCCTCGACGTGCAACTGGCCGAAGAACAGTAA
- a CDS encoding thioesterase family protein — MSDYSFTVDVDVRFQDLDTMGHVNNAVYATYFEQARVAYFEEVLDVPLHEVESVLANLEIDFRRPVEMVGEVTVGVRVTELGTTSIPMEYEVRADGEIAATGETVQVAVDSETGSSRPIPEAWREQIRDFEGL, encoded by the coding sequence ATGAGCGATTACTCGTTTACCGTCGACGTGGACGTGAGATTTCAAGACCTCGATACGATGGGTCACGTCAACAACGCTGTCTACGCGACCTACTTCGAACAGGCCCGCGTGGCCTACTTCGAGGAGGTGCTCGACGTGCCCTTACACGAGGTGGAATCCGTACTTGCGAATCTGGAAATCGACTTCCGACGGCCGGTCGAGATGGTCGGCGAAGTGACCGTCGGAGTGCGAGTCACCGAACTCGGGACCACGTCGATTCCGATGGAGTACGAGGTCCGGGCGGACGGCGAGATCGCGGCGACCGGCGAGACGGTTCAGGTGGCGGTCGATAGCGAGACCGGGTCCTCCCGGCCGATTCCGGAGGCGTGGCGCGAGCAGATTCGGGATTTCGAAGGGCTGTAA
- a CDS encoding LSM domain-containing protein, whose amino-acid sequence MSGRPLDVLEASLDEEVTVRLKGGEEFEGVLTGYDQHMNLVLEDTEEEDTTIIRGDNLVSISP is encoded by the coding sequence ATGAGTGGACGACCGCTCGACGTGCTGGAAGCCTCTCTCGACGAAGAGGTCACAGTGCGATTGAAAGGCGGCGAAGAGTTCGAGGGCGTTCTCACCGGGTACGACCAGCACATGAATCTGGTGCTGGAAGACACCGAGGAGGAAGACACAACCATTATACGCGGCGATAACCTCGTGTCGATAAGCCCATGA
- the purF gene encoding amidophosphoribosyltransferase yields the protein MPDGRDPVPSSPTENANSGRSETALSGPTEKCGVVGVSLTERDAARPLYYSLYALQHRGQESAGIVTHDGFQQHDHVEMGLVGDAFTEDDIGSLRGSAGIGHVRYPTAGSVDKSCAQPFTVSFRSGALGLSHNGNLVNADEVRDELAAEGHAFTSDGDTEVIAHDLARNLLEEDLVRAVKRTMGRIHGSYSLTIMQDDTVLGVRDPEGNRPLCIGELDDGYVVASESAAIDTLDGELVRDVRPGELVVLQPDGEGFDSYQLFEREHTAHCFFEHVYFARPDSVIDDKLVYEVRRDLGRELWEENGIDTDVVMPVPDSGRAFASGYADAAQDDGATVEFAEGLMKNRYVGRTFIMPTQDERERAVRLKLNPIKSTVEGKTVTLVDDSIVRGTTSTQLVQLLKDCGAAEVHMRIGAPPIAAPCYMGINMATREELIAADRSTEEIRDEIEADSLGYLSPDAVAAALGEDRDDLCMGCVTGEYPYDIDGEEMDSAHADNPRPEL from the coding sequence ATGCCAGACGGCCGGGACCCGGTCCCCAGTAGTCCGACCGAGAACGCTAATTCGGGACGCTCCGAGACGGCCCTCTCGGGACCGACCGAGAAATGCGGCGTCGTCGGCGTCTCGCTCACCGAGCGGGACGCCGCGCGGCCGCTCTACTACTCGCTGTACGCGCTCCAGCACCGCGGGCAGGAGTCGGCGGGCATCGTCACCCACGACGGGTTCCAGCAGCACGACCACGTCGAGATGGGTCTCGTCGGCGACGCCTTCACCGAGGACGACATCGGGAGTCTGCGCGGGAGCGCGGGCATCGGCCACGTTCGCTACCCCACTGCTGGGAGCGTGGACAAGTCCTGCGCCCAACCGTTCACCGTCTCGTTCCGGAGCGGTGCCTTGGGCCTGAGCCACAACGGGAACCTCGTCAACGCCGACGAAGTGCGCGACGAACTCGCCGCGGAGGGTCACGCGTTCACCTCGGACGGCGACACTGAGGTCATCGCCCACGACCTCGCGCGCAACCTGCTGGAAGAGGACCTCGTCCGCGCGGTCAAGCGCACGATGGGCCGCATCCACGGGTCGTACTCGCTGACCATCATGCAGGACGACACCGTACTCGGCGTCCGGGACCCCGAGGGGAACCGGCCGCTCTGCATCGGCGAACTCGACGACGGCTACGTCGTCGCCAGCGAGTCGGCCGCCATCGACACCCTCGACGGCGAACTCGTCCGCGACGTGAGACCCGGCGAACTCGTCGTCCTCCAACCCGACGGCGAGGGGTTCGACTCCTACCAGTTGTTCGAGCGCGAACACACTGCCCACTGCTTCTTCGAACACGTCTACTTCGCCCGGCCCGACAGCGTCATCGACGACAAACTCGTCTACGAGGTTCGGCGCGACCTCGGGCGCGAACTCTGGGAGGAGAACGGCATCGACACCGACGTGGTGATGCCGGTCCCCGACTCCGGGCGAGCATTCGCCTCGGGGTACGCCGACGCCGCGCAGGACGACGGCGCGACCGTCGAGTTCGCGGAGGGACTGATGAAGAACCGCTACGTCGGCCGGACGTTCATCATGCCGACGCAGGACGAGCGCGAGCGCGCGGTCCGTCTGAAACTCAACCCCATCAAGTCCACCGTGGAGGGCAAGACGGTCACGCTCGTGGACGACAGCATCGTCCGCGGGACCACCTCCACGCAACTGGTCCAACTGCTCAAGGACTGCGGCGCGGCCGAGGTCCACATGCGAATCGGCGCGCCCCCCATCGCCGCGCCCTGCTACATGGGTATCAACATGGCGACCCGCGAGGAACTCATCGCCGCCGACCGGTCCACCGAGGAGATTCGGGACGAAATCGAGGCCGACAGCCTCGGATACCTCTCGCCAGACGCGGTCGCCGCCGCGCTCGGCGAGGACCGCGACGACCTCTGCATGGGATGTGTCACCGGCGAGTACCCCTACGACATCGACGGCGAGGAGATGGACTCGGCCCACGCCGATAACCCCCGTCCCGAACTGTAG
- a CDS encoding NUDIX hydrolase — MTGRRIRMVALGVVSRRTSDDRVTDDEQLLVERHRDPESGETFYRPLGGGVEFGERSEDALRREFREELGVELTGVSYLGTDEDVFTFDGETHHEVWRVYETDVVEDWPYEREEFTAREPETGEEIECVWKSRAALETEETFYPDGVLSEL, encoded by the coding sequence ATGACCGGCCGGCGTATCCGGATGGTCGCGCTCGGGGTCGTCAGTCGCCGGACGAGCGACGACCGGGTTACCGACGACGAGCAACTGCTGGTCGAGCGCCACCGCGACCCCGAGTCGGGCGAGACGTTCTACCGGCCGCTCGGCGGCGGCGTCGAGTTCGGCGAGCGCAGCGAAGACGCGCTCCGCCGGGAGTTCCGGGAGGAACTGGGCGTCGAACTGACGGGGGTCTCCTATCTGGGGACCGACGAGGACGTGTTCACGTTCGACGGTGAGACCCACCACGAGGTGTGGCGGGTGTACGAGACCGACGTCGTGGAAGACTGGCCCTACGAACGCGAGGAGTTCACGGCCCGCGAACCCGAGACGGGCGAGGAAATCGAGTGCGTCTGGAAGTCGCGTGCTGCACTCGAAACCGAGGAGACCTTCTATCCCGACGGGGTGCTCTCGGAACTCTAA
- a CDS encoding helix-turn-helix domain-containing protein: protein MAPSPNPSDNVKAENDGICPVVGTIERIGSEWRLIVLHVLQDGERRFSELRKETDASSSTLSRVLDELEDSGLVNRRVDEQRLATYYSLTESGRELAPVFEELREWGTDNLDHASDESA from the coding sequence ATGGCACCGTCCCCTAATCCATCTGATAACGTGAAGGCGGAGAACGACGGCATCTGCCCGGTCGTAGGAACGATAGAGCGAATCGGGTCGGAGTGGCGACTCATCGTCCTCCACGTGCTTCAGGACGGCGAGCGGCGGTTCAGCGAACTCCGGAAGGAGACCGACGCGAGTTCGAGTACACTCTCGCGCGTCCTCGACGAACTGGAGGACTCGGGACTGGTGAACCGTCGGGTGGACGAACAGCGACTGGCGACGTACTACAGTCTGACCGAGAGCGGCCGGGAACTCGCGCCCGTGTTCGAGGAGTTGCGGGAGTGGGGGACCGACAACCTCGACCACGCGTCCGACGAGAGCGCATGA
- a CDS encoding DICT sensory domain-containing protein: protein MGLRQFLDAVADRRKTVTVFAPDPYEGLESHFETRNVTVEHEHLPDDGSGGFVVVTAGGEFVGSVGAAAVRHLVSPSESDLELGRDGTAPTHDEATRALLDLLSDTTFASFDKRQMLLTAREIEDRAYRHGRGTLRTGFQSLSALKAQRDLYAALASESLLDVHVYGERDWSPDVPGATVHEDDADEIGAFWFVVFDGGGDERRACALLGEEIGDDSGIFRGFWTYDPETVADIDAYLRETYD from the coding sequence ATGGGTCTCCGCCAGTTCCTCGACGCGGTCGCAGACCGCCGGAAGACCGTCACGGTGTTCGCGCCCGACCCCTACGAAGGTCTCGAATCGCACTTCGAGACGCGCAACGTGACGGTCGAACACGAACACCTCCCGGACGACGGGTCGGGCGGGTTCGTCGTCGTGACCGCGGGCGGAGAGTTCGTCGGAAGCGTCGGTGCGGCCGCGGTCCGCCACCTCGTATCGCCGAGCGAGTCCGACCTCGAACTCGGTCGAGACGGGACGGCCCCGACCCACGACGAAGCGACTCGGGCGCTGCTCGACCTGCTCTCGGACACCACGTTCGCCTCGTTCGACAAGCGCCAGATGCTGCTGACGGCCCGCGAAATCGAGGACCGGGCCTACCGGCACGGGCGGGGAACGTTACGGACCGGGTTTCAATCGCTGTCGGCGCTGAAGGCCCAGCGCGACCTCTACGCCGCGTTGGCGAGCGAGAGTCTGCTCGACGTACACGTCTACGGCGAACGAGACTGGTCGCCGGACGTGCCGGGTGCGACGGTCCACGAGGACGACGCCGACGAAATCGGCGCGTTCTGGTTCGTCGTCTTCGACGGGGGCGGCGACGAGCGTCGGGCCTGCGCGCTCCTCGGCGAGGAAATCGGCGACGACTCCGGAATCTTTCGCGGGTTCTGGACCTACGACCCCGAGACCGTCGCCGACATCGACGCCTACCTCCGGGAGACCTACGACTGA
- a CDS encoding sugar phosphate isomerase/epimerase — MDIGVLTVPLGGQSLDDALAYLHGIGVDAVELGCGGHPGDSHLPREEYLDDDAAQDHLFDLLDEYEMRISALATHNNPLHPDEETAEQADTELREAIELADQLDVNTVTCFSGLPAGSPNDETPNWVTAPWPGEHAEAHEYQWEEVAVPYWSDLADHAADHGVDVAIEMHPNMLVYEPSGMLRLREATNEHVGANFDPSHLYWQNIDITDAIRFLGEHDAIHHFHAKDTKVYDANARYKGVLDTTPYDEEADRSWLFRSVGYGHGEEHWKDIVSTLRMVGYDGALSIEHEDSLTSSNEGLEKAVAMLQRAVFRDRPGEAYWA, encoded by the coding sequence ATGGACATCGGCGTTCTCACAGTTCCGCTCGGCGGACAGTCGCTCGACGACGCGCTCGCGTACCTTCACGGTATCGGCGTGGACGCGGTCGAACTCGGGTGTGGCGGTCACCCTGGCGACTCCCACCTGCCGCGCGAGGAGTATCTGGACGACGACGCAGCACAGGACCACCTCTTCGACCTGCTCGACGAGTACGAGATGCGTATCTCGGCGCTGGCGACCCACAACAACCCGCTGCATCCCGACGAGGAGACGGCCGAGCAGGCCGACACCGAACTCCGCGAGGCCATCGAACTCGCCGACCAGTTGGACGTGAACACGGTCACGTGCTTCTCGGGGCTTCCCGCGGGGAGTCCGAACGACGAGACGCCAAACTGGGTCACCGCGCCGTGGCCGGGCGAACACGCCGAGGCCCACGAGTACCAGTGGGAGGAGGTCGCCGTCCCGTACTGGTCGGACCTCGCGGACCACGCCGCCGACCACGGCGTGGACGTGGCAATCGAGATGCACCCGAACATGCTCGTCTACGAACCCTCGGGCATGCTCCGCCTGCGCGAGGCGACCAACGAACACGTCGGCGCGAACTTCGACCCCTCGCACCTCTACTGGCAGAACATCGACATCACCGACGCCATCCGCTTCCTCGGCGAACACGACGCCATCCACCACTTCCACGCCAAGGACACCAAGGTCTACGACGCCAACGCGCGGTACAAGGGCGTCCTCGACACGACGCCCTACGACGAGGAGGCCGACCGCTCGTGGCTCTTCCGGTCTGTGGGCTACGGCCACGGCGAGGAACATTGGAAAGACATCGTCAGCACGCTCCGGATGGTGGGCTACGACGGTGCGCTTTCCATCGAACACGAGGACTCGCTGACCAGTTCCAACGAGGGTCTGGAGAAGGCGGTGGCGATGCTCCAGCGCGCGGTGTTCCGCGACCGACCCGGCGAGGCGTACTGGGCCTGA